In Ignavibacteriales bacterium, a single window of DNA contains:
- the sucD gene encoding succinate--CoA ligase subunit alpha, which produces MSILVDKSTRLVVQGITGGEGTFHTQQMIAYGTKVVAGVTPGKGGLVYNGSDQYPFKKSVPVFNTVADAVKNERANTSVIFVPSNFAAEAIMEAAEAGIKLIVAITEGIPARDMVKVYEYLQRTGARMIGPNCPGIISPGKSKVGIMPGFIHKPGKVGIISRSGTLTYEAVWQVTQLGMGQSTCIGIGGDPVIGTRFIDALKLFKDDDGTDAVIMIGEIGGTAEEEAADYIKKNFKKPVIGFIAGRTAPPGRRMGHAGAIISGGKGTAAEKMAAMKKAGIHVVESPALIGEMVKKVLGKKGSKKKFVVVSRKNKKSNVKSIRSKGKSKK; this is translated from the coding sequence ATGAGCATATTAGTCGATAAATCAACCCGTTTGGTAGTTCAGGGAATTACAGGCGGTGAAGGAACATTTCATACTCAACAAATGATCGCTTACGGCACTAAAGTGGTTGCGGGAGTAACACCCGGCAAAGGCGGCTTGGTATATAACGGAAGCGATCAATATCCGTTTAAAAAATCAGTGCCGGTTTTTAATACAGTCGCGGATGCCGTCAAAAATGAGAGGGCTAATACTTCCGTGATTTTTGTCCCTTCCAATTTTGCTGCGGAAGCTATTATGGAGGCAGCGGAAGCCGGGATTAAACTTATCGTTGCGATTACGGAAGGAATCCCCGCGCGCGATATGGTAAAAGTTTATGAATATCTTCAACGCACAGGTGCGCGGATGATAGGTCCTAATTGCCCGGGTATAATTTCTCCGGGTAAATCGAAAGTTGGAATCATGCCGGGGTTCATCCATAAACCCGGGAAGGTCGGAATTATTTCGCGCAGTGGAACTCTGACGTATGAAGCCGTATGGCAAGTTACTCAACTCGGAATGGGGCAATCTACATGCATCGGCATAGGCGGCGATCCGGTTATTGGTACTCGTTTTATTGATGCGCTAAAATTATTTAAAGATGATGATGGTACTGACGCTGTAATTATGATTGGTGAAATTGGCGGAACAGCGGAAGAAGAAGCGGCTGATTACATCAAGAAGAATTTCAAGAAACCTGTAATCGGTTTTATTGCGGGGCGAACAGCTCCCCCCGGCAGACGAATGGGGCACGCGGGTGCAATTATCTCAGGTGGTAAAGGAACAGCCGCAGAGAAAATGGCGGCAATGAAGAAAGCCGGAATTCATGTGGTTGAAAGTCCTGCCTTGATAGGCGAGATGGTGAAAAAAGTGTTAGGTAAAAAGGGATCAAAGAAGAAATTTGTTGTTGTATCAAGAAAGAATAAAAAATCAAATGTAAAAAGTATAAGATCAAAAGGAAAAAGTAAAAAATGA
- the purQ gene encoding phosphoribosylformylglycinamidine synthase subunit PurQ: protein MSYPKHKFGVVVFPGSNCDHDAFYVLENIFDQDTKFLWHKDNSLENVDVVILPGGFSYGDYLRCGAIARFSPIMKQVISFARDGGIVIGICNGFQILCESGLLPGALLRNEGLTFVCKDVNIRIENSNTCFTSDCTAGEVLRIPIAHGEGNYVADDETLNMLEHNGQILFRYSSSDGSISQESNPNGSIKNIAGIMNEHGNVMGLMPHPERASDPVLGREDGKKIFSSVIKSLVGRNTLKN, encoded by the coding sequence GTGTCTTATCCAAAGCATAAATTCGGTGTAGTTGTTTTCCCGGGGTCGAACTGTGATCATGATGCGTTTTATGTCTTAGAAAATATCTTCGATCAGGATACAAAATTTCTCTGGCATAAAGATAACTCACTTGAAAATGTCGATGTCGTGATTTTGCCGGGTGGCTTTTCTTATGGCGATTATCTAAGATGTGGCGCTATTGCCCGATTCTCACCCATAATGAAACAGGTGATATCGTTTGCCCGCGACGGCGGTATCGTCATCGGCATTTGTAACGGCTTTCAGATCTTGTGCGAGTCTGGTTTATTGCCGGGTGCGTTGCTGAGGAATGAGGGACTGACGTTTGTTTGCAAAGATGTTAATATACGGATTGAGAATTCCAATACTTGCTTCACATCCGATTGCACGGCTGGTGAAGTATTGCGAATACCGATTGCGCACGGAGAAGGAAATTATGTTGCAGACGATGAGACATTAAATATGCTCGAGCACAACGGACAGATTTTATTTAGATATTCCAGTTCGGATGGATCTATTTCGCAGGAATCAAACCCAAACGGTTCTATAAAAAATATCGCCGGAATTATGAATGAGCATGGAAACGTTATGGGACTGATGCCGCATCCTGAACGAGCTTCAGATCCTGTGCTTGGGCGGGAAGACGGGAAAAAAATATTCAGTTCGGTTATTAAAAGTTTAGTTGGTAGAAATACTTTAAAGAATTAA
- the tatA gene encoding twin-arginine translocase TatA/TatE family subunit: MFGNLGTGEIILILLIVLIFFGAKKIPELAQGLGKGLREFRKAAKDIQEDINKPPEENKKIENK, from the coding sequence ATGTTCGGAAATTTAGGCACTGGCGAAATAATACTTATACTTCTAATAGTTCTGATTTTCTTCGGGGCGAAGAAAATCCCTGAGCTTGCGCAAGGATTAGGCAAAGGATTACGAGAATTTCGGAAAGCGGCGAAGGATATTCAGGAAGATATAAACAAACCACCGGAAGAAAACAAAAAGATCGAAAACAAATAG